A stretch of DNA from Fusobacterium perfoetens:
AGAAAAAGAAATAAAAATAATAGAGCTTTATTTTGGACTTGGTAAGGAAAAAAGATATTCAATATTAGATATAGAAAAAGAACTTTCTCTTGTGAAAGATACAGGAGAGGCTGCATTTTATAATGCTTTAGGAAAAATTTCAAGTATAGGAGGAAGAATGTTTGTAATATGAAACTAAGTGAAATTATAAGCAGACTTGAAGAAAAGTTTCCAAGACAGAATGCAGAAAGCTGGGATAATGTGGGACTGTTAATTGGAAATAGAGAAAGTGAAATTAAAAATATTCAAATTTCTCTTGATGTAACTGTAAAAGCAGTGGAAAAAGCTGTAGAGAATAAAGTGGATCTTATTATTTCTCACCATCCTTTTATATTTTCTCCTTTAAAAGAGATTAACAACGATACAGTTATAGGGGATAAAATTTTAAAATTGATTGAAAATAAGATTGCAGTTTATTCTCTTCATACTAACTTGGATTCTTCTGAGTTTGGGCTTAATGATTTTGTTGGAGAGAAATTAGGGTTTAATAAAGGGAAAATCATAGATCCTGTAAAAGAAAATTTATATAAAGGTGAAATTTATATAAGTTCAGAATTTGTAGAAGATAAACTAAAAAATGAAAAAATAGATTTTAAGATTGAAAAAACAGAAAATGGAAATAAAATTATATTTGTAGGAAAAAAACAAGAAGTATATAGTGCAGTAGAAAATTTTAAAAGAAAGTTATCGGTTGATAATATATATATTTATGAACTTGATAATAAATATATTGAAAAAGGTATAGGAAGAATTTATTCTCTGCCTAAAAAAGAAAAACTTACGGAGTTTATAAAGAAAATTAAAGAAAATTTGAATCTTGAAAATGTAAAAGTAGCTGGTTATGATATAGAAAATGCTGAAATAAAGAAAGTGGCTGTTGTTAATGGAACAGGAAGCAGTTATTGGAAAAAAGCGAAAAGAATGGGAGCTGATATTCTTATAACAGGAGATTTAAAATACCATGAAGCTCTTGATGCACAAGAAGATGGAATGTATA
This window harbors:
- a CDS encoding Nif3-like dinuclear metal center hexameric protein, which encodes MKLSEIISRLEEKFPRQNAESWDNVGLLIGNRESEIKNIQISLDVTVKAVEKAVENKVDLIISHHPFIFSPLKEINNDTVIGDKILKLIENKIAVYSLHTNLDSSEFGLNDFVGEKLGFNKGKIIDPVKENLYKGEIYISSEFVEDKLKNEKIDFKIEKTENGNKIIFVGKKQEVYSAVENFKRKLSVDNIYIYELDNKYIEKGIGRIYSLPKKEKLTEFIKKIKENLNLENVKVAGYDIENAEIKKVAVVNGTGSSYWKKAKRMGADILITGDLKYHEALDAQEDGMYILDVGHYESEHFFHMIIGDILENFSGIEYYVFNDEPAMKYI